From Pseudomonas sp. LS1212, the proteins below share one genomic window:
- a CDS encoding S-type pyocin domain-containing protein, translating into MLSTREAITSAGTPLQLIGGSTTALTLAGRVGGSLSLGLSGAAVSAGVVAGGIAGTVAMLWPNTFASDTAFYSTEEFANLAVANIGVRVNVKHLPGESVSAFGVYTGNNSAWRSVPVIAATARGDQLVADLGDGVELIWTPAVDTSRVLGIPALEGAPQLPAAFVFPEAEQAEQRYEHPANPPDFRDAIIWFPSQPQILPVYISLNVRGAPGVVTGVGQDVTGIWLAGASTGLGSPVPTRIADQLRGREFSSFDAFRKAFWKAVAADPELSRQFKPRNLSDMAKGFAPAAPKSEHVGKRISFELHHVELIKDGGAVYDVDNLRAVMDLPLKNRTPTPR; encoded by the coding sequence GTGCTCAGCACCCGTGAGGCCATCACCTCGGCGGGCACACCTCTTCAACTGATCGGTGGCTCAACCACGGCACTGACCTTGGCTGGGCGAGTCGGTGGCTCGTTGTCGCTGGGTTTGTCCGGTGCTGCCGTCAGCGCAGGCGTTGTCGCAGGTGGCATTGCGGGCACCGTTGCTATGCTCTGGCCCAATACCTTTGCGTCTGACACCGCGTTTTACAGCACCGAAGAGTTCGCCAATCTGGCCGTGGCCAACATCGGTGTGCGGGTCAACGTCAAACACCTGCCTGGAGAATCGGTCAGCGCGTTCGGGGTATACACCGGCAACAACTCCGCGTGGCGAAGTGTCCCGGTGATTGCTGCCACCGCACGCGGTGATCAACTGGTCGCGGATCTGGGCGACGGCGTAGAGTTGATCTGGACACCTGCCGTCGATACCAGCAGGGTGCTGGGTATTCCAGCGCTGGAAGGTGCCCCGCAATTACCTGCGGCGTTTGTCTTTCCCGAAGCCGAACAGGCCGAGCAACGCTATGAGCATCCGGCAAACCCACCCGACTTCCGGGACGCCATTATCTGGTTCCCGAGTCAGCCGCAAATCCTGCCGGTCTATATCTCGCTCAATGTGCGTGGTGCGCCGGGCGTGGTCACAGGCGTTGGTCAAGACGTGACGGGGATTTGGCTCGCCGGCGCAAGTACCGGACTGGGTTCCCCAGTCCCAACGCGAATTGCCGACCAGCTCAGAGGCCGCGAGTTTTCAAGCTTCGATGCCTTCAGGAAGGCATTTTGGAAAGCCGTCGCTGCCGATCCAGAATTGAGTCGACAATTCAAACCACGCAATCTCTCAGACATGGCGAAAGGTTTTGCCCCAGCGGCACCTAAGAGCGAGCATGTAGGAAAGCGTATTTCCTTCGAGCTGCACCACGTCGAGCTGATTAAAGATGGTGGTGCAGTGTACGACGTGGACAACCTGAGAGCTGTTATGGACTTGCCCCTAAAAAACCGGACACCAACTCCCCGTTAA
- a CDS encoding bacteriocin immunity protein, producing the protein MELKGALSDYTEDQFKALIQCIKDCEGTEDFQAGLIEHLNSLAAGAGGSDLIYYPEDGSDNSAEGVVQTIQAWCLANGLPGFKPRF; encoded by the coding sequence ATGGAGCTTAAGGGCGCACTTTCTGACTACACCGAAGACCAGTTCAAAGCATTGATTCAGTGTATAAAAGACTGTGAAGGAACAGAGGATTTCCAGGCTGGGTTAATAGAACACCTGAACAGCCTTGCTGCGGGTGCAGGTGGTTCTGACCTGATCTACTATCCTGAAGATGGTTCGGACAACTCAGCAGAAGGAGTCGTGCAGACAATTCAGGCTTGGTGCTTGGCCAACGGTCTACCGGGTTTTAAGCCGCGCTTCTGA
- a CDS encoding S-type pyocin domain-containing protein, with protein MSQKLSEESDESLKRRGLIRSKKWPYVIGVLPRRMEPSGPSKAQIALVREREQKEEIRRYEALQKAERARQDEFLRRCDEREKAERLKPPPVQDCTFAKSTSVAKGQVCYPDGPAPFEGLGNYGTYAVLSTREAITSAGTPLQLIGGSTTALTLAGRVGGSLSLGLSGAAVSAGVVAGGIAGTVAMLWPNTFASDTAFYSTEEFANLAVANIGVRVNVKHLPGESVSAFGVYTGNNSAWRSVPVIAATARGDQLVADLGDGVELIWTPAVDTSRVLGIPALEGAPQLPAAFVFPEAEQAEQRYEHPANPPDFRDAIIWFPSQPQILPVYISLNVRGAPGVVTGAGQDVTGIWLAGAGVGLGSPVPTRIADQLRGREFSSFDAFRKAFWIEVGNDPALSSQFNQDNIKRLVKGLAPTTRVRDQIGKRISFELHHVEHIADGGAVYDVDNLRANTPKNHIDIHREAQ; from the coding sequence ATGTCCCAGAAGTTGTCTGAGGAAAGTGATGAGTCACTCAAACGTCGAGGGTTGATACGGTCTAAAAAATGGCCCTACGTCATTGGTGTCTTACCGCGCAGAATGGAGCCATCTGGACCCTCTAAAGCACAAATTGCCTTAGTGCGTGAGCGGGAACAAAAGGAAGAGATACGTCGATACGAAGCGCTTCAAAAAGCCGAGCGTGCCCGACAAGATGAATTCCTTCGTCGATGTGACGAACGTGAAAAAGCCGAGCGACTAAAACCACCTCCCGTCCAGGACTGCACATTTGCCAAATCCACTAGTGTGGCCAAGGGGCAGGTCTGCTATCCCGATGGCCCAGCGCCATTTGAGGGGTTGGGCAATTACGGCACCTATGCCGTGCTCAGCACCCGTGAGGCCATCACCTCGGCGGGCACACCTCTTCAACTGATCGGTGGCTCAACCACGGCACTGACCTTGGCTGGGCGAGTCGGTGGCTCGTTGTCGCTGGGTTTGTCCGGTGCTGCCGTCAGCGCAGGCGTTGTCGCAGGTGGCATTGCGGGCACCGTCGCTATGCTCTGGCCCAATACCTTTGCGTCTGACACCGCGTTTTACAGCACCGAAGAGTTCGCCAATCTGGCCGTGGCCAACATCGGTGTGCGGGTCAACGTCAAACACCTGCCTGGAGAATCGGTCAGCGCGTTCGGGGTATACACCGGCAACAACTCCGCGTGGCGAAGTGTCCCGGTGATTGCTGCCACCGCACGCGGTGATCAACTGGTCGCGGATCTGGGCGACGGCGTAGAGCTGATCTGGACACCTGCCGTCGATACCAGCAGGGTGCTGGGTATTCCAGCGCTGGAAGGTGCCCCGCAATTACCTGCGGCGTTTGTCTTTCCCGAAGCCGAACAGGCCGAGCAACGCTATGAGCATCCGGCAAACCCACCCGACTTCCGGGACGCCATTATCTGGTTCCCGAGTCAGCCGCAAATCCTGCCGGTCTATATCTCGCTCAATGTGCGTGGTGCGCCGGGCGTGGTCACAGGCGCTGGTCAAGACGTGACGGGGATTTGGCTCGCCGGGGCAGGTGTCGGACTGGGTTCCCCTGTCCCAACGCGCATTGCCGACCAGCTCAGAGGCCGCGAGTTTTCCAGTTTCGATGCCTTCAGGAAAGCGTTTTGGATCGAGGTTGGAAATGATCCAGCCCTGAGCAGTCAATTCAATCAAGACAACATTAAAAGGCTTGTAAAGGGACTAGCACCAACGACTCGCGTGCGCGATCAGATAGGAAAGCGGATTTCCTTTGAGCTGCACCATGTTGAGCATATCGCTGACGGCGGTGCTGTTTATGACGTGGATAACCTGCGGGCTAACACCCCCAAAAATCATATAGATATTCATAGGGAGGCTCAGTGA
- a CDS encoding class I SAM-dependent methyltransferase, whose translation MTPDAIATLQHLLVSALSPPPEETRRLFHGRGRRWPGLEHVTVDWLQGIVLVSLFREPADAELAALKHMLMALTQSPAWSQSQAHTLVLQHRYLLESTAEWLLGEVVDEWLITEGGLRYKLDLGKKQNTGLFLDMRYGRRWVQAQAQGKRVLNLFAYTCGFSVAAMAGGAEHVVNLDMAKAALSRGRENHRLNGHDLDRVSFLGHELFKSWGKVKKYGPYDLIIIDPPSFQKGSFALTKDYQRVLRRLPELLTAQGTVLACVNDPAIGSDFLIESVANEAPGLRFEQRLENPPEFADAHAEGGLKALVFSQA comes from the coding sequence ATGACCCCCGACGCCATCGCCACCCTGCAACACCTTCTCGTCAGCGCCCTGAGCCCCCCACCTGAAGAAACCCGCCGCCTGTTCCACGGCCGGGGCCGGCGCTGGCCGGGGCTTGAACATGTCACGGTCGACTGGTTGCAAGGCATTGTCCTGGTGTCGCTGTTCAGGGAACCAGCCGATGCAGAGCTGGCTGCCCTCAAACACATGCTCATGGCACTGACCCAATCGCCCGCCTGGTCGCAAAGCCAGGCGCACACCCTTGTGTTGCAGCACCGTTACCTGCTGGAGAGCACGGCCGAGTGGCTGCTCGGTGAAGTCGTCGATGAGTGGCTCATCACCGAAGGTGGCCTGCGCTACAAACTGGATCTGGGTAAAAAGCAGAACACCGGTTTGTTTTTGGACATGCGTTACGGCCGCCGCTGGGTTCAAGCCCAGGCCCAGGGCAAGCGCGTGCTGAACCTGTTCGCCTACACCTGCGGTTTCTCGGTAGCGGCCATGGCCGGTGGCGCCGAGCATGTGGTGAACCTGGACATGGCCAAGGCGGCGTTGAGCCGTGGGCGGGAGAATCATCGGCTCAACGGGCATGATCTGGATCGGGTGAGCTTTCTGGGGCATGAACTGTTCAAGTCCTGGGGCAAGGTCAAGAAATATGGCCCTTATGACCTGATCATCATCGACCCACCCTCGTTTCAGAAAGGCAGCTTTGCCCTGACCAAGGATTACCAGCGTGTCCTGCGCCGGCTACCCGAGTTACTGACCGCCCAAGGCACGGTGCTGGCCTGCGTCAACGACCCCGCCATAGGCTCCGATTTCCTGATCGAAAGCGTCGCCAACGAGGCGCCGGGCCTGAGGTTTGAACAGCGCCTGGAAAACCCGCCCGAGTTTGCCGATGCCCATGCCGAGGGTGGGTTGAAGGCGCTGGTGTTTTCGCAGGCATGA
- a CDS encoding mechanosensitive ion channel family protein — protein sequence MFRSTLKYLLLLSCILGSNAYAEAPPPAQPAKAEPVVIVQGGLLETISSGLDDIQHSLELDGHVLDDWRLRADRAADEIDQLVNQQASRSTLGLIGDFALLSLAWLGTFAPLNLLGQMLTRHFNRQSLLLERPRAQRLLGYLLHYILPAMISLPLMLYASRFFEPSPARALALCLGYATSCGLIINCIVLCLITAFDSGHRRAAVRIIRHYLPRPLFLVGSLVALSDALTSPQIARQLGSNVTSTVAVLTGLLATLAFAILVVKLRRPVAHLIRNRDFDQRRQNHAVQETLRIFSSLWYYPILLMILVSAVNLIGAGQESQRVLQNALLTSLLLIATVFLSTLFQHMFKVPARVAEQRLQPYKELLRSLTHAALRIILAIAFIELSGRIWGFSVIEFALKNSMARAISDSLSSIGLVLLVTWLLWVVIDTAIQEALKPPVGRRGGHQPSTRAKTILPMLRNAVKIILVVICAITTMANLGINVAPLLAGAGVVGLAIGFGSQQLVQDVITGLFILIEDTIAIGDWVVLDSGHAGTVESLTIRTLRLRDGKGFVHSVPFGQIKAVTNQSRQFAYAFFSIQVSYESDIDTALDMIRQVGHSISDDPLLKHNLQGPLQVFGVDKMDLNGITLTAQFRTISGGQYGINRAFNERLKKLVDQTDKVSFAQYYPQASLPRTGEIA from the coding sequence GTGTTCAGATCAACGCTCAAATATCTGTTGTTGCTGAGCTGTATCCTCGGTTCCAACGCCTACGCCGAAGCACCGCCCCCCGCCCAACCGGCCAAGGCCGAGCCGGTGGTGATCGTGCAGGGCGGCTTGCTGGAGACGATCTCGTCGGGCCTGGACGATATACAGCACAGCCTTGAGCTGGACGGCCATGTGCTCGATGACTGGCGCCTGCGTGCCGATCGCGCCGCCGATGAAATCGATCAACTGGTCAATCAGCAAGCGTCCCGCTCGACGCTCGGCCTGATCGGTGACTTCGCATTGCTCTCGCTGGCCTGGTTGGGTACCTTTGCGCCGTTGAACCTGCTCGGCCAAATGCTCACCCGCCATTTCAACCGCCAATCACTATTGCTTGAGCGGCCGCGTGCGCAACGCCTGCTGGGCTACTTGCTGCACTACATACTCCCGGCAATGATCAGCTTGCCCCTGATGCTGTACGCCAGTCGTTTCTTCGAGCCTTCGCCTGCACGAGCGCTGGCCCTGTGCCTGGGCTACGCCACCAGCTGCGGGTTGATCATCAACTGTATCGTGCTGTGCCTGATCACCGCATTCGACAGCGGACACCGGCGCGCCGCCGTGCGCATCATCCGCCACTACCTGCCCCGGCCCCTGTTCCTGGTCGGTTCTCTGGTGGCCTTGAGCGACGCCCTGACCAGCCCGCAGATCGCCCGGCAACTGGGCAGCAATGTCACCAGTACGGTTGCCGTGCTGACCGGCCTGCTGGCGACCCTGGCCTTTGCCATACTGGTGGTCAAATTGCGCAGACCCGTGGCACATCTGATCCGCAATCGCGATTTTGACCAGCGCCGGCAAAACCACGCGGTACAGGAAACGCTGCGGATATTTTCCAGCCTCTGGTACTACCCCATCCTGCTGATGATCCTGGTTTCGGCGGTGAACCTGATCGGCGCCGGCCAGGAAAGCCAGAGGGTTTTGCAAAACGCTCTGCTCACGTCCTTGTTGCTCATCGCCACGGTGTTTCTCAGTACCTTGTTCCAGCATATGTTCAAGGTGCCCGCGCGAGTCGCCGAGCAACGCCTGCAACCCTACAAGGAATTACTGCGCAGCCTGACCCACGCCGCACTGCGGATCATCCTGGCGATCGCCTTCATCGAGCTGTCAGGAAGGATCTGGGGTTTCTCGGTCATCGAGTTCGCCCTGAAGAACTCCATGGCCCGCGCCATCAGCGATTCACTCAGCAGCATCGGTCTGGTCCTGCTGGTCACCTGGCTGCTGTGGGTGGTCATCGACACTGCGATCCAGGAAGCCCTCAAGCCCCCGGTCGGGCGCCGTGGCGGCCACCAGCCGAGCACCCGGGCCAAAACCATCCTGCCGATGCTGCGCAATGCCGTCAAAATCATCCTGGTGGTGATCTGCGCGATCACCACCATGGCCAACCTGGGCATCAACGTCGCGCCCTTGCTGGCTGGTGCAGGCGTCGTCGGCCTGGCCATCGGCTTCGGCTCGCAGCAATTGGTCCAGGACGTAATTACAGGCCTGTTCATCCTGATCGAGGACACCATTGCCATCGGCGACTGGGTGGTACTGGACTCCGGCCACGCCGGCACCGTCGAAAGCCTGACCATCCGCACCCTGCGCCTGCGCGACGGCAAAGGCTTCGTGCACTCGGTGCCGTTCGGCCAGATCAAGGCCGTTACCAACCAGTCGCGGCAATTCGCCTATGCGTTTTTCTCGATCCAGGTCAGTTACGAAAGCGACATCGATACCGCCCTGGACATGATCCGCCAGGTCGGCCATTCGATCAGCGACGACCCGCTGCTCAAGCACAACCTGCAAGGGCCACTGCAAGTGTTCGGGGTCGACAAGATGGACCTCAACGGCATCACCTTGACCGCACAGTTCCGCACCATTTCCGGCGGCCAATATGGCATCAATCGCGCCTTCAACGAGCGCCTGAAGAAACTGGTGGACCAGACCGACAAGGTGAGTTTTGCCCAGTACTATCCACAGGCTTCGTTACCTCGAACCGGCGAGATAGCGTGA
- a CDS encoding sulfate ABC transporter substrate-binding protein: MKKLFSASLLAAGLALGSVAQAAPTLLNVSYDVMRDFYKDYNSAFQKHWQAEHKENITLQMSFGGSSKQARSVIDGLPADVITMNMATDINALADNGKLVPDNWVTRLPNNSAPFTSATVFIVRKGNPKALKDWPDLLKDGVQVIVPNPKTSGNGRYTYLSAWGYVLKNGGDENKAKDFVGKLFKQAPVLDTGGRAATTTFMTNQIGDVLVTFENEAEMIAREFGRDQFEVIYPSVSAEAEPPVSVVDKVVDKKGTRAAAEEYLKYLWSPEAQEIAAANYLRPRDPAVLAKYTDRFPKVDFLSVEKTFGDWRTVQKTHFNDGGVFDQIYSGQ; encoded by the coding sequence GTGAAAAAACTCTTCAGCGCCTCGCTCCTGGCCGCAGGCCTGGCTTTGGGCAGCGTTGCCCAGGCCGCCCCCACCCTGCTCAACGTCTCCTATGACGTGATGCGTGATTTCTACAAGGACTACAACAGCGCCTTCCAGAAGCACTGGCAAGCCGAGCACAAGGAAAACATCACCCTGCAGATGTCCTTTGGTGGCTCCAGCAAGCAAGCCCGTTCGGTGATCGACGGCCTGCCTGCCGATGTCATCACCATGAACATGGCCACCGACATCAACGCCCTGGCCGACAACGGCAAACTGGTGCCGGACAACTGGGTCACCCGTCTGCCGAACAACAGTGCGCCGTTCACCTCCGCCACGGTGTTTATCGTGCGCAAGGGCAACCCCAAGGCGCTGAAGGATTGGCCGGATTTGCTCAAGGATGGCGTACAAGTGATTGTGCCCAACCCAAAGACCTCGGGTAACGGCCGCTACACCTACCTCTCGGCCTGGGGCTATGTGCTCAAGAACGGCGGCGACGAGAACAAGGCCAAGGATTTTGTCGGCAAGCTGTTCAAGCAGGCGCCGGTGCTCGATACCGGTGGCCGCGCCGCAACGACGACCTTCATGACCAACCAGATCGGCGACGTGCTGGTGACCTTCGAGAATGAAGCGGAGATGATTGCCCGCGAGTTCGGTCGCGATCAGTTCGAGGTGATCTACCCAAGTGTTTCGGCAGAGGCCGAGCCACCGGTCAGTGTGGTCGACAAGGTGGTCGACAAGAAAGGCACTCGCGCTGCTGCCGAGGAATACCTGAAGTACCTGTGGTCGCCCGAGGCTCAGGAAATTGCGGCGGCCAATTACCTGCGCCCGCGTGATCCGGCGGTGTTGGCCAAGTACACCGATCGTTTCCCTAAAGTGGATTTCCTGTCGGTGGAGAAGACGTTTGGGGACTGGCGTACGGTGCAGAAGACGCACTTCAATGATGGCGGGGTGTTCGACCAGATTTATAGCGGGCAGTAA
- a CDS encoding ion transporter: protein MDKPQPWREKLYIIILQTDTVAGRRFDSALLLIILTSLIIVVLDSIESIHRDYAGLLAGIEWGFTAIFAIEYLLRLYCSPKPLRYAFSFFGLVDLLAILPGIIALYYADAQYLLIIRIIRMLRIFRVLKLGPHLKQANYLLSALAGSRQKITVFLLGVSTLVTVFGTLMYVIEGPEHGFTSIPTGIYWAIVTLTTVGFGDIVPRTPMGQVLSSLVMITGYSIIAVPTGIFTAELANAMRGERLQHDCPVCRKNNHEHGAAYCSRCSNALFRKVE, encoded by the coding sequence ATGGACAAGCCCCAACCCTGGCGAGAAAAGCTCTACATCATCATTCTCCAGACCGACACCGTAGCCGGCCGACGCTTCGACAGCGCCCTGCTGCTGATCATCCTGACCAGCCTGATCATCGTGGTGCTGGACAGCATCGAAAGCATCCATCGCGACTATGCAGGCCTGCTTGCCGGCATCGAGTGGGGCTTTACCGCAATCTTCGCCATCGAGTACCTGCTGCGCCTGTACTGCTCGCCCAAGCCCCTGCGCTATGCCTTCAGCTTCTTCGGGCTGGTGGATTTGCTGGCGATCCTGCCGGGCATCATCGCCCTCTACTACGCCGACGCGCAGTACCTGTTGATCATCCGTATCATCCGGATGCTGCGGATCTTCCGGGTGCTCAAGCTCGGCCCACACCTCAAGCAGGCGAATTACCTGTTGTCGGCCCTGGCCGGCAGCCGGCAGAAAATCACTGTGTTTCTGCTCGGTGTCTCGACGCTGGTGACGGTGTTCGGCACGCTGATGTATGTGATCGAAGGCCCCGAGCATGGTTTCACCAGCATCCCCACTGGGATCTACTGGGCCATTGTCACGCTGACCACCGTCGGCTTTGGCGATATCGTGCCGCGCACGCCCATGGGCCAGGTGCTGTCGTCGCTGGTGATGATCACGGGCTATTCGATCATTGCCGTGCCCACCGGCATTTTCACCGCAGAGCTGGCCAACGCCATGCGCGGTGAACGCTTGCAGCACGACTGCCCAGTGTGCCGGAAAAACAACCATGAACACGGTGCTGCCTATTGTTCGCGGTGCAGCAATGCGCTGTTCAGGAAAGTAGAATAA